The window ACTTCAAATCATTCAGAAATATGGCATGCAGTATCCAAAAGTATGGCTCTGAGGATATTTTTTTACATTAAGCATAAAGAAATTTTATATTCAACATTCATTATATTTCAAGAAAACTATCTATTCAGAGTTCTAGCTCTTTGATGCAGCATTAAGGATTAAAACTTACCACTTTACCAGGCCTTGCCCATGTGCAAATAAATCCCTCCTGACAAGCAGTGACTATACAGTCTTCAAGAAAAATTAACACAGTCAGTCTTTCATGTGCTATCTTTTTACAGATAAGAGGCTCTAACAAGGGAACATCTTCCATTCGGGGACAGAGAGGTGTTCCCAAAGTTTTAGCTGGGTCCGTTTTGGTTTTAGTAACTAGGTTCAGTTTGTCACTGCTCTTGCTAGATATATGTCCCATGCTATGGTTTCTCTTGTGATCTTTTTCATGGTGTCTTTCCTTCCGATCGTGTAGCGATAAGGTTGCAAATTTACTAACGCCAGAAGCAATGGCACCATCCATGACACTGCTTTTACTGCCAGCGTTTGAGACTGCAGAGTGTGGAAGGCTGTTTGACCGCGGAAGAGGAGGGGGTACAGAGTTTCCAGGTGTTGTGATACTGTTTCCATTACTTCCTGGGTTAGTTCCACCGCTTCCCGCAGGTGGACTTGTGGCATTCATGACATTTGTATGTGTCCTTGCTCTTGACAGAGGTTGGTGGGGGAAGAGGATATCTTCTGTAAGATCCCACAAACACAGCTGCGTGTCCTGGCCTACCGAACCAAATCTATACGTAACACTTACTGGACGACTGTCTGTAGAGTTCCTTTTGGACAGTCTGGACTGCGTGCTATTTGCTCGATCTCTGCCAAAATGAAGGTCTTGGAAATCCTCATCGCTTCCGCTAAATTCCATGGGGTCGCTCTCTTCTACACTAGTGGTGTACGGATCAAAGGCCACCACGCTGACCCACGACTTGTGTCCGTGGCCTCGCGCTATGACTCGACAGTCCACGAAAGACCAAACTGTCACCAAGTCATCCTCTCCTCCTGTCACTATGTATTTCCC is drawn from Melospiza melodia melodia isolate bMelMel2 chromosome 6, bMelMel2.pri, whole genome shotgun sequence and contains these coding sequences:
- the WDR20 gene encoding WD repeat-containing protein 20 isoform X3; its protein translation is MAAEGGGKEMNEIKTQFTTREGLYKLLSHSEYSRPNRVPFNSQGSNPVRVSFVNVNDQSGNGDRLCFNVGRELYFYIYKGVRKAADLSKPIDKRIYKGTQPTCHDFNHLTATAESVSLLVGFSAGQVQLIDPIKKETSKLFNEERLIDKSRVTCVKWVPGSESLFLVAHSSGNMYLYNVEHTCGTTAPHYQLLKQGESFAVHTCKSKSTRNPLLKWTVGEGALNEFAFSPDGKFLACVSQDGFLRVFNFDSVELHGTMKSYFGGLLCVCWSPDGKYIVTGGEDDLVTVWSFVDCRVIARGHGHKSWVSVVAFDPYTTSVEESDPMEFSGSDEDFQDLHFGRDRANSTQSRLSKRNSTDSRPVSVTYRFGSVGQDTQLCLWDLTEDILFPHQPLSRARTHTNVMNATSPPAGSGGTNPGSNGNSITTPGNSVPPPLPRSNSLPHSAVSNAGSKSSVMDGAIASGVSKFATLSLHDRKERHHEKDHKRNHSMGHISSKSSDKLNLVTKTKTDPAKTLGTPLCPRMEDVPLLEPLICKKIAHERLTVLIFLEDCIVTACQEGFICTWARPGKVSKSL
- the WDR20 gene encoding WD repeat-containing protein 20 isoform X2 is translated as MAAEGGGKEMNEIKTQFTTREGLYKLLSHSEYSRPNRVPFNSQGSNPVRVSFVNVNDQSGNGDRLCFNVGRELYFYIYKGVRKAADLSKPIDKRIYKGTQPTCHDFNHLTATAESVSLLVGFSAGQVQLIDPIKKETSKLFNEERLIDKSRVTCVKWVPGSESLFLVAHSSGNMYLYNVEHTCGTTAPHYQLLKQGESFAVHTCKSKSTRNPLLKWTVGEGALNEFAFSPDGKFLACVSQDGFLRVFNFDSVELHGTMKSYFGGLLCVCWSPDGKYIVTGGEDDLVTVWSFVDCRVIARGHGHKSWVSVVAFDPYTTSVEESDPMEFSGSDEDFQDLHFGRDRANSTQSRLSKRNSTDSRPVSVTYRFGSVGQDTQLCLWDLTEDILFPHQPLSRARTHTNVMNATSPPAGSGGTNPGSNGNSITTPGNSVPPPLPRSNSLPHSAVSNAGSKSSVMDGAIASGVSKFATLSLHDRKERHHEKDHKRNHSMGHISSKSSDKLNLVTKTKTDPAKTLGTPLCPRMEDVPLLEPLICKKIAHERLTVLIFLEDCIVTACQEGFICTWARPGKVGLLSSQNQANSPSGTVV